One window of uncultured Erythrobacter sp. genomic DNA carries:
- the lepA gene encoding translation elongation factor 4, which produces MTDLSLIRNFSIIAHIDHGKSTLADRLIQFTGGLTAREMSEQVLDNMDIERERGITIKAQTVRLNYTAKDGKTYQLNLMDTPGHVDFAYEVSRSLAACEGALLVVDAAQGVEAQTLANVYQSIEHDHEIVPVINKVDLPAAEPEKVRAEIEDIIGLDASEAVLTSAKSGIGIEDVLEAVVAKIPPPKGERDKPLKASLVDSWYDPYLGVVILVRVMEGVLTKGQNIKFMQGGTQHLVDRVGCMRPKIEQLPELGPGEIGFITAQIKEVEQARVGDTITTVKGGAAEALKGYKEVQPVVFCGLFPVDAADFEKLRESIGKLRLNDASFSYEMETSAALGFGFRCGFLGLLHLEIIQERLSREYDLDLITTAPSVVYTVHLSKSKTEDAKTIEIHNPADWPDVNRIDVIEEPWIKAVIYTPDEYLGAILKLCQDRRGIQTDLTYVGGRAQVTYELPLNEVVFDFYDRLKSISRGYASFDYEQIGSREGDLVKMNILVNAEAVDALSLIVHASVAEERGRGMCERLKDLIPRHLFKIPIQAALGGKIIARETIAALRKDVTAKCYGGDITRKKKLLEKQKKGKAKMREYGNVSIPQEAFIAALRMGEE; this is translated from the coding sequence ATGACTGACCTTTCCCTAATTCGCAATTTCAGCATCATCGCTCATATCGACCACGGCAAGAGCACGCTGGCCGACCGGCTGATCCAGTTCACCGGCGGGCTGACCGCGCGTGAGATGTCCGAGCAAGTGCTTGATAACATGGATATTGAGCGCGAGCGCGGTATCACGATCAAGGCCCAGACCGTCCGGCTCAATTACACCGCCAAGGACGGCAAGACCTATCAGCTCAACCTGATGGACACTCCGGGCCATGTCGACTTTGCCTATGAGGTCTCGCGCAGCCTCGCCGCATGCGAAGGCGCGCTGCTGGTGGTTGACGCCGCGCAAGGGGTGGAGGCGCAGACGCTCGCCAATGTCTACCAGTCGATCGAGCACGACCACGAAATCGTTCCTGTCATCAACAAGGTCGACCTGCCCGCTGCCGAGCCGGAAAAGGTCCGAGCCGAGATTGAGGACATTATCGGCCTCGACGCCTCCGAAGCCGTCCTCACCAGCGCCAAATCGGGCATCGGGATTGAGGACGTGCTCGAAGCCGTCGTCGCCAAAATCCCGCCTCCGAAAGGCGAGCGCGACAAGCCTCTAAAAGCCTCTCTCGTCGATAGCTGGTACGATCCCTATCTCGGCGTCGTCATCCTTGTGCGCGTGATGGAAGGCGTTCTGACCAAGGGGCAGAACATCAAGTTCATGCAAGGCGGCACCCAGCACCTTGTCGACCGCGTGGGCTGCATGCGCCCCAAGATCGAGCAACTGCCCGAACTCGGCCCCGGCGAAATCGGCTTTATCACCGCGCAGATCAAAGAGGTCGAACAGGCCCGCGTCGGCGACACGATCACCACTGTCAAAGGCGGAGCTGCCGAAGCGCTCAAGGGCTATAAGGAAGTCCAACCGGTCGTCTTTTGCGGCCTCTTCCCCGTTGACGCCGCCGACTTTGAAAAACTGCGCGAGAGCATCGGCAAGCTGCGGCTCAACGATGCAAGTTTCTCCTACGAGATGGAAACAAGCGCGGCGCTAGGTTTTGGCTTCCGCTGCGGGTTCCTCGGCCTGCTGCATCTGGAGATCATTCAGGAGCGCCTGTCACGCGAATACGATCTCGACCTTATCACCACCGCGCCATCCGTGGTTTACACCGTCCACCTGTCTAAATCGAAGACCGAGGACGCCAAGACGATCGAGATCCACAACCCCGCCGACTGGCCCGATGTGAACCGCATCGACGTGATCGAGGAACCGTGGATCAAGGCGGTGATCTACACGCCCGACGAATATCTCGGCGCGATCCTGAAATTGTGTCAGGACCGCCGCGGCATCCAGACCGACCTCACCTATGTCGGCGGGCGCGCGCAGGTGACCTACGAATTGCCGCTCAACGAAGTGGTCTTTGATTTCTATGATCGCTTGAAGTCCATCTCGCGAGGCTACGCCTCTTTTGACTACGAACAGATCGGATCGCGCGAGGGCGACCTTGTGAAGATGAACATCCTCGTCAACGCCGAAGCAGTCGACGCACTCTCGCTGATCGTCCACGCATCGGTTGCCGAAGAGCGGGGCAGGGGCATGTGCGAGCGCTTGAAAGACCTGATCCCGCGCCACCTTTTCAAAATCCCGATCCAGGCGGCTTTGGGGGGCAAGATCATCGCCCGCGAAACCATCGCCGCTCTGCGCAAGGACGTAACCGCCAAGTGCTATGGCGGCGACATCACGCGTAAGAAGAAGCTGCTGGAGAAGCAGAAAAAGGGCAAGGCGAAGATGCGCGAATACGGCAATGTCAGCATTCCGCAGGAGGCTTTCATCGCCGCACTTCGAATGGGTGAGGAATAA
- a CDS encoding tetratricopeptide repeat protein: MPKPNRNSLALIAAACALLSACEAPVEVSYEDAQAAYDAGDMVLAGEHLVALIGSGKDDAQTRLLQARTMLMLGDGNRALLALEQLPEGALPAEEMRAMTAHAQILQGYAHRVAANYESLPDEDFTEEDFRMQLWAFRELDEGEDFDANIGPALERFPDSVAINTMAGLQLVENGQPFEAIDYAQIAYANAPESLDTLLLIGQIEIRRGDLEKALEYYELAHRFHPHHALPLANIAGLQLDLGEIGAAGETLDAALKDHPDFAFLNFQSARHLFETGNIEAARLAVEKARKSFADNIQFILLEARIEDKAGNAALAIDLYRLYLNSFGYHRDIEARIAELEAGATST; the protein is encoded by the coding sequence ATGCCGAAACCGAACCGAAACTCGCTCGCTCTGATCGCGGCGGCCTGCGCGCTGTTGAGCGCGTGCGAGGCCCCTGTCGAAGTCAGTTATGAAGACGCTCAGGCAGCCTATGATGCCGGCGACATGGTCCTTGCCGGTGAACATCTTGTCGCGCTGATAGGCTCTGGCAAAGATGATGCGCAAACCCGTTTGTTGCAGGCGCGTACCATGCTGATGCTTGGCGATGGAAATCGCGCGCTTTTGGCGCTGGAGCAGCTTCCCGAAGGTGCTTTGCCAGCGGAAGAAATGCGCGCGATGACTGCACACGCGCAAATCCTCCAAGGCTATGCGCATCGGGTTGCGGCGAATTACGAAAGCCTGCCTGATGAAGACTTCACCGAAGAAGACTTTCGCATGCAGCTTTGGGCGTTTCGCGAATTGGATGAAGGCGAAGATTTCGACGCTAATATCGGCCCCGCATTGGAGCGGTTTCCCGATAGCGTAGCGATCAACACAATGGCGGGATTGCAGCTGGTCGAAAATGGCCAGCCTTTCGAAGCGATCGATTATGCGCAAATAGCCTATGCGAACGCGCCCGAAAGCCTCGATACTTTGCTACTCATAGGGCAGATCGAAATCCGGCGCGGCGATCTGGAAAAGGCGCTCGAATATTACGAGTTGGCGCACAGGTTCCACCCGCATCACGCGCTTCCCTTGGCCAATATCGCTGGATTGCAGCTTGATCTGGGGGAAATAGGCGCGGCGGGAGAGACGCTTGATGCCGCTCTGAAAGACCATCCTGATTTTGCGTTTCTGAACTTTCAGTCAGCCCGGCATCTGTTCGAAACCGGCAATATCGAAGCTGCGCGTCTGGCCGTGGAAAAAGCGCGCAAGAGCTTTGCAGACAATATCCAGTTCATCCTGCTCGAAGCGCGGATTGAGGACAAAGCGGGTAATGCGGCTTTGGCCATCGATCTCTACCGGCTTTATCTGAACAGCTTTGGCTACCACCGCGATATAGAGGCGCGCATTGCGGAGCTGGAAGCTGGCGCTACTTCGACCTGA
- a CDS encoding PEP-CTERM sorting domain-containing protein, with the protein MYKKALIAAAAALVMASPAAADTFKYNLDGGGFIMIDNVTGEVVLQDAGGNQSFGQGESFKNWSADQPFGSDVRCNGICADHSNKFLFDSISGTFNGRDLSGTGLVTQFRTYEGSSLFNKISIWHPSGDIHVQPQQPIISSSSTSSGGSSTSTSGGGSTSGGSTSTSSGGVPVPAPGMLALFGLGAGTILWRRRKKA; encoded by the coding sequence ATGTACAAAAAAGCTCTGATTGCCGCTGCAGCGGCGCTCGTAATGGCCAGCCCGGCTGCGGCTGATACCTTCAAGTATAATCTTGATGGCGGCGGCTTCATCATGATCGACAATGTAACAGGTGAAGTGGTTTTGCAGGATGCCGGCGGCAATCAGTCCTTCGGTCAGGGCGAATCCTTCAAAAACTGGAGCGCCGACCAGCCCTTCGGTTCCGACGTCCGCTGCAACGGCATTTGCGCCGACCACAGCAACAAGTTCCTGTTCGACAGCATTTCGGGCACGTTCAATGGCCGCGACCTTTCGGGCACAGGACTGGTAACGCAGTTCCGCACCTATGAAGGCAGCTCGCTCTTCAACAAGATCAGCATCTGGCACCCAAGCGGCGACATTCACGTTCAGCCGCAACAGCCGATCATCAGCAGCTCGTCGACTTCTTCGGGCGGTTCGAGCACTTCGACTTCGGGCGGTGGTTCGACCTCGGGTGGCTCTACGTCCACCTCTTCGGGCGGTGTTCCGGTTCCGGCACCGGGCATGCTTGCACTGTTCGGCCTTGGCGCTGGCACCATCCTGTGGCGCCGTCGCAAGAAGGCCTAA